One Embleya scabrispora DNA segment encodes these proteins:
- a CDS encoding DinB family protein, which yields MIDEFAKDNLHGRLRRDREALLWKLDGLSEYDARRPLTVTGSNLLGLVKHVAGVEARYFGEVFDRPFPKPLPRWQDHDGSDLWATEDETRDRIIQFYRRTWEHSDATINELPLDTPGHVPWWPDPHSDTNLFAVMVHVLGETNRHAGHADILREGIDGRTGMRPEHETQIDEEARAAYCATIEQAARSAASAVA from the coding sequence ATGATCGACGAATTCGCGAAGGACAACCTGCACGGGAGACTGCGGCGGGACCGCGAGGCGCTGCTCTGGAAGCTCGACGGCTTGTCCGAATACGACGCCCGCCGACCATTGACAGTGACCGGGAGCAACCTCCTCGGCCTGGTCAAACACGTGGCCGGCGTCGAGGCCAGGTACTTCGGCGAAGTCTTCGATCGCCCTTTCCCGAAACCGCTGCCCCGGTGGCAGGACCACGACGGCAGCGATCTGTGGGCGACCGAGGACGAGACCCGCGATCGAATCATCCAGTTCTACCGGCGCACGTGGGAACACTCGGACGCGACGATCAACGAGCTTCCCCTCGACACCCCCGGCCACGTGCCCTGGTGGCCGGATCCCCACTCCGACACGAACCTGTTCGCCGTCATGGTCCACGTCCTCGGCGAGACCAACCGGCATGCCGGGCACGCCGACATCCTGCGCGAAGGCATCGACGGCCGAACCGGGATGCGCCCCGAACACGAGACGCAGATAGATGAGGAAGCCCGCGCCGCCTACTGCGCGACAATCGAGCAGGCCGCCCGATCCGCCGCATCGGCCGTCGCATAG
- a CDS encoding helix-turn-helix transcriptional regulator — MARMDPRTDIREFLSSRRARIAPEQAGLPAYGGNRRVKGLRREEVALLAGVSVDYYVRMERGSLAGVSDGVLDALASALQLDEAERDHLFHLARRAPGGPRRRHSPAVTVRSTLQQVLDAISDAPAWIGNGRYDVLAMNQLARALYSPMPADPRRPANTARFIYLNSETAKDFFVDYDQIAAAVAAKLRMEAGRDPHDEKLIALVGELSTGSELFRQRWASQDVRLHRSGRKRVHHPIVGRLDLDVESLELPADPGLYLTVYTAPAGTPTADNLALLASWAATHHPTSCR; from the coding sequence ATGGCCAGGATGGATCCACGCACCGATATCCGAGAGTTTCTCAGCTCGCGTCGCGCCCGCATCGCACCCGAGCAGGCGGGCCTGCCCGCTTACGGCGGCAATCGCCGGGTCAAGGGTCTGCGTCGCGAGGAGGTGGCGCTACTGGCGGGGGTATCGGTCGACTACTACGTGCGCATGGAGCGCGGCAGCCTCGCCGGTGTCTCCGATGGCGTGCTCGACGCGTTGGCCTCCGCCCTGCAACTCGACGAGGCCGAACGCGACCACCTGTTCCACCTCGCGCGCCGGGCGCCCGGTGGCCCACGCCGCCGGCACAGCCCCGCCGTGACGGTGCGCTCGACGCTGCAACAGGTGCTCGACGCGATCTCCGATGCGCCGGCGTGGATCGGTAACGGCCGTTATGACGTGCTCGCCATGAATCAACTCGCCCGCGCGCTGTATTCACCGATGCCGGCCGACCCGCGACGGCCCGCGAACACAGCGCGGTTCATCTACCTGAACTCGGAGACGGCCAAAGATTTCTTCGTCGACTACGACCAGATCGCCGCCGCCGTGGCCGCGAAGCTACGCATGGAAGCCGGCCGCGATCCGCACGACGAGAAGCTGATCGCCCTGGTCGGCGAACTGTCGACGGGCAGTGAGCTGTTCCGACAACGGTGGGCATCCCAGGACGTGCGACTGCACCGCTCCGGGCGCAAGCGTGTACACCATCCGATCGTGGGCCGGCTCGACCTGGACGTCGAATCCCTGGAACTACCGGCCGACCCCGGCCTGTACCTCACCGTCTACACCGCACCCGCGGGCACACCGACCGCCGACAACCTGGCACTCCTGGCATCGTGGGCCGCCACCCACCACCCAACGTCGTGTCGGTAA
- a CDS encoding DUF1330 domain-containing protein, giving the protein MAKGYWVSVYPAISDPEELTAYNKLAGPAVRAGGGRVLSNFGRVVAHEAGIAERVVLIEFDTFEQAVAAYESEAYRQALTALPHGFQRDFRIIEGID; this is encoded by the coding sequence ATGGCCAAGGGCTACTGGGTCAGTGTCTACCCCGCCATTTCCGACCCCGAGGAGCTGACCGCCTACAACAAACTGGCGGGCCCGGCCGTCCGGGCCGGGGGCGGGCGCGTCCTGTCCAACTTCGGTCGAGTCGTCGCCCACGAGGCCGGAATCGCGGAACGCGTCGTTCTGATCGAGTTCGACACCTTCGAACAGGCCGTCGCGGCATACGAGAGCGAGGCATACCGGCAGGCGCTGACGGCCCTCCCCCACGGCTTCCAGCGCGACTTCCGCATCATCGAAGGCATCGACTGA